In the genome of Drosophila pseudoobscura strain MV-25-SWS-2005 chromosome 3, UCI_Dpse_MV25, whole genome shotgun sequence, one region contains:
- the Pfk gene encoding ATP-dependent 6-phosphofructokinase isoform X9 codes for MNSEINQRFLARGSQKDKGLAVFTSGGDSQGMNAAVRACVRMAIYLGCKAYFIREGYQGMVDGGDNIQEANWASVSSIIHRGGTIIGSARCADFRERAGRLKAANNLVQKGITNLVIIGGDGSLTGANLFRQEWSSLLDELVKNGSITAAQQEKNSVLHIVGLVGSIDNDFCGTDMTIGTDSALHRIIEAIDAISSTAYSHQRTFIMEVMGRHCGYLSVVAGVISEADYVFLPEYPPPTDWPDKLVLKLEQERSAGQRLNIVIVAEGAMDREGNPITAEDVKKVIDERLKHDARITVLGHVQRGGNPSAFDRILACRMGAEATLALMEATKDSVPVVISLDGNQAVRVPLMECVERTQAVAKAMKEKRWADAVKLRGRSFERNLETYKMLTRLKPPKECFDAEGKGIEGYRLAVMHIGAPSCGMNAAVRSFVRNAIYRGDVVYGINDGVEGLIAGNVRELGWSDVSGWVGQGGAYLGTKRTLPEGKFKEIAARLKEFKIQGLLIIGGFESYHAAGQIADQRDNYPQFCIPIVVVPATISNNVPGTEFSLGCDTGLNEITEICDRIRQSAQGTKRRVFVIETMGGYCGYLATLAGLAGGADAAYIYEEKFSIKDLQQDVYHMASKMAEGVSRGLILRNEKACENYSTDFIYRLYSEEGKGLFTCRMNILGHMQQGGSPTPFDRNMGTKMAAKCVDWLAQQIKANINANGEITCKAPDTATLLGIVSRQYRFTPLVDLIGETNFDQRIPKKQWWLRLRPLLRILAKHDSAYEEEGMYITVEEECATDAVA; via the exons ATGAACTCCGAAATTAATCAACGTTTTCTGGCCCGCGGCTCGCAGAAGGACAAGGGGCTGGCAGTCTTCACCAGCGGGGGGGACTCCCAGGGCATGAATGCCGCTGTGCGTGCATGTGTGCGTATGGCCATATATTTGGGATGCAAG GCCTACTTCATCCGCGAAGGCTACCAGGGCATGGTAGATGGCGGTGACAATATTCAGGAGGCCAACTGGGCCTCGGTGTCCTCCATCATCCATCGCGGCGGCACTATTATTGGCTCCGCCCGCTGTGCGGATTTCCGTGAACGCGCTGGCCGCCTCAAGGCCGCCAACAACCTGGTGCAGAAGGGAATCACTAACCTGGTGATAATTGGCGGTGATGGCTCCCTTACCGGCGCCAATCTGTTCCGTCAGGAGTGGTCCAGCCTGTTGGATGAGCTGGTGAAGAATGGCAGCATCACTGCCGCCCAGCAGGAGAAGAACAGTGTGTTGCACATCGTGGGATTG GTCGGCTCTATTGATAACGATTTCTGTGGCACGGACATGACCATTGGTACGGACTCTGCACTGCATCGCATCATCGAGGCTATTGACGCCATTTCAAGCACGGCCTACTCACATCAACGCACCTTCATTATGGAGGTTATGGGTCGTCATTGCGG ATATTTATCAGTGGTGGCTGGCGTTATATCCGAGGCAGACTATGTCTTTCTCCCTGAATATCCCCCGCCCACCGATTGGCCCGATAAATTAGTGCTTAAGTTGGAACAG GAACGATCGGCTGGCCAGCGTTTGAACATTGTCATCGTGGCTGAGGGAGCTATGGACCGTGAGGGAAATCCAATTACTGCTGAGGATGTTAAGAAGGTGATCGATGAACGCTTGAAGCACGATGCACGCATCACGGTCCTGGGTCATGTCCAGCGCGGCGGCAATCCCAGCGCCTTCGATCGTATTTTG GCATGCCGCATGGGCGCCGAGGCGACTTTGGCTCTGATGGAGGCCACTAAGGATTCTGTGCCTGTGGTCATCTCTTTGGATGGCAATCAGGCCGTGCGTGTGCCGTTGATGGAGTGTGTGGAGCGCACTCAGGCAGTGGCCAAGGCCATGAAGGAGAAACGCTGGGCGGATGCCGTCAAGCTGCGTGGGCGCTCCTTCGAGCGCAATCTGGAGACATACAAGATGTTGACCCGCTTGAAGCCACCAAAGGAGTGCTTCGATGCCGAAGGCAAGGGCATCGAGGGGTACAGGCTAGCAGTCATGCACATTGGTGCCCCCTCTTGTGGCATGAACGCGGCCGTGCGCAGTTTCGTGCGCAATGCCATCTATCGTGGCGATGTTGTCTATGGCATCAACGACGGTGTCGAGGGTCTCATTGCTGGCAATGTACGTGAATTGGGATG GTCGGATGTGAGTGGATGGGTGGGCCAGGGCGGCGCCTATCTGGGCACCAAACGCACCCTGCCCGAGGGAAAGTTCAAAGAGATTGCTGCTCGTTTGAAGGAATTCAAGATCCAGGGTCTCCTCATCATCGGTGGATTCGAGAGTTACCATGCCGCCGGACAGATCGCCGATCAGCGCGATAACTATCCACAGTTCTGCATCCCGATCGTGGTCGTACCCGCGACGATTTCAAACAATGTGCCCGGCACAGAGTTCTCGCTCGGCTGCGACACGGGTCTGAATGAAATCACGGAGATCTGCGACCGCATCCGTCAGTCGGCCCAGGGAACGAAGCGTCGTGTGTTCGTTATCGAGACAATGGGCGGATATTGCGGCTATTTGGCTACGCTGGCTGGTCTGGCCGGTGGTGCGGATGCCGCGTACATTTACGAGGAGAAGTTCTCCATCAAGGACCTGCAGCAGGATGTCTACCACATGGCCAGCAAAATGGCCGAGGGAGTTTCTCGAGGTCTGATCCTGCGCAACGAGAAGGCTTGCGAGAACTATAGCACAGACTTCATCTATCGCCTGTACTCGGAGGAAGGAAAGGGTCTCTTCACCTGCCGTATGAACATCCTCGGCCACATGCAGCAGGGAGGATCGCCCACACCCTTCGACCGCAACATGGGCACGAAGATGGCGGCCAAGTGCGTCGACTGGTTGGCTCAGCAGATCAAGGCGAACATCAATGCCAACGGCGAGATCACCTGCAAGGCTCCCGACACCGCCACTTTGCTGGGCATTGTGTCGCGTCAATACCGCTTCACTCCACTGGTCGATCTCATTGGGGAGACAAACTTTGA TCAACGCATACCAAAGAAGCAATGGTGGCTGCGTCTGCGTCCGCTTCTGAGAATCCTTGCCAAGCACGACTCTGCCTACGAGGAGGAGGGTATGTACATCACCGTCGAGGAGGAATGCGCCACCGATGCCGTTGCCTAG
- the Pfk gene encoding ATP-dependent 6-phosphofructokinase isoform X10, which translates to MNSEINQRFLARGSQKDKGLAVFTSGGDSQGMNAAVRACVRMAIYLGCKAYFIREGYQGMVDGGDNIQEANWASVSSIIHRGGTIIGSARCADFRERAGRLKAANNLVQKGITNLVIIGGDGSLTGANLFRQEWSSLLDELVKNGSITAAQQEKNSVLHIVGLVGSIDNDFCGTDMTIGTDSALHRIIEAIDAISSTAYSHQRTFIMEVMGRHCGYLAISAAIATEADFMFIPEEPVDVTWQDDLSIKLHQERSAGQRLNIVIVAEGAMDREGNPITAEDVKKVIDERLKHDARITVLGHVQRGGNPSAFDRILACRMGAEATLALMEATKDSVPVVISLDGNQAVRVPLMECVERTQAVAKAMKEKRWADAVKLRGRSFERNLETYKMLTRLKPPKECFDAEGKGIEGYRLAVMHIGAPSCGMNAAVRSFVRNAIYRGDVVYGINDGVEGLIAGNVRELGWSDVSGWVGQGGAYLGTKRTLPEGKFKEIAARLKEFKIQGLLIIGGFESYHAAGQIADQRDNYPQFCIPIVVVPATISNNVPGTEFSLGCDTGLNEITEICDRIRQSAQGTKRRVFVIETMGGYCGYLATLAGLAGGADAAYIYEEKFSIKDLQQDVYHMASKMAEGVSRGLILRNEKACENYSTDFIYRLYSEEGKGLFTCRMNILGHMQQGGSPTPFDRNMGTKMAAKCVDWLAQQIKANINANGEITCKAPDTATLLGIVSRQYRFTPLVDLIGETNFDQRIPKKQWWLRLRPLLRILAKHDSAYEEEGMYITVEEECATDAVA; encoded by the exons ATGAACTCCGAAATTAATCAACGTTTTCTGGCCCGCGGCTCGCAGAAGGACAAGGGGCTGGCAGTCTTCACCAGCGGGGGGGACTCCCAGGGCATGAATGCCGCTGTGCGTGCATGTGTGCGTATGGCCATATATTTGGGATGCAAG GCCTACTTCATCCGCGAAGGCTACCAGGGCATGGTAGATGGCGGTGACAATATTCAGGAGGCCAACTGGGCCTCGGTGTCCTCCATCATCCATCGCGGCGGCACTATTATTGGCTCCGCCCGCTGTGCGGATTTCCGTGAACGCGCTGGCCGCCTCAAGGCCGCCAACAACCTGGTGCAGAAGGGAATCACTAACCTGGTGATAATTGGCGGTGATGGCTCCCTTACCGGCGCCAATCTGTTCCGTCAGGAGTGGTCCAGCCTGTTGGATGAGCTGGTGAAGAATGGCAGCATCACTGCCGCCCAGCAGGAGAAGAACAGTGTGTTGCACATCGTGGGATTG GTCGGCTCTATTGATAACGATTTCTGTGGCACGGACATGACCATTGGTACGGACTCTGCACTGCATCGCATCATCGAGGCTATTGACGCCATTTCAAGCACGGCCTACTCACATCAACGCACCTTCATTATGGAGGTTATGGGTCGTCATTGCGG TTACTTAGCCATATCCGCGGCTATAGCCACAGAGGCTGATTTTATGTTTATACCCGAAGAACCAGTGGATGTCACGTGGCAGGACGATCTCAGTATCAAACTCCATCAG GAACGATCGGCTGGCCAGCGTTTGAACATTGTCATCGTGGCTGAGGGAGCTATGGACCGTGAGGGAAATCCAATTACTGCTGAGGATGTTAAGAAGGTGATCGATGAACGCTTGAAGCACGATGCACGCATCACGGTCCTGGGTCATGTCCAGCGCGGCGGCAATCCCAGCGCCTTCGATCGTATTTTG GCATGCCGCATGGGCGCCGAGGCGACTTTGGCTCTGATGGAGGCCACTAAGGATTCTGTGCCTGTGGTCATCTCTTTGGATGGCAATCAGGCCGTGCGTGTGCCGTTGATGGAGTGTGTGGAGCGCACTCAGGCAGTGGCCAAGGCCATGAAGGAGAAACGCTGGGCGGATGCCGTCAAGCTGCGTGGGCGCTCCTTCGAGCGCAATCTGGAGACATACAAGATGTTGACCCGCTTGAAGCCACCAAAGGAGTGCTTCGATGCCGAAGGCAAGGGCATCGAGGGGTACAGGCTAGCAGTCATGCACATTGGTGCCCCCTCTTGTGGCATGAACGCGGCCGTGCGCAGTTTCGTGCGCAATGCCATCTATCGTGGCGATGTTGTCTATGGCATCAACGACGGTGTCGAGGGTCTCATTGCTGGCAATGTACGTGAATTGGGATG GTCGGATGTGAGTGGATGGGTGGGCCAGGGCGGCGCCTATCTGGGCACCAAACGCACCCTGCCCGAGGGAAAGTTCAAAGAGATTGCTGCTCGTTTGAAGGAATTCAAGATCCAGGGTCTCCTCATCATCGGTGGATTCGAGAGTTACCATGCCGCCGGACAGATCGCCGATCAGCGCGATAACTATCCACAGTTCTGCATCCCGATCGTGGTCGTACCCGCGACGATTTCAAACAATGTGCCCGGCACAGAGTTCTCGCTCGGCTGCGACACGGGTCTGAATGAAATCACGGAGATCTGCGACCGCATCCGTCAGTCGGCCCAGGGAACGAAGCGTCGTGTGTTCGTTATCGAGACAATGGGCGGATATTGCGGCTATTTGGCTACGCTGGCTGGTCTGGCCGGTGGTGCGGATGCCGCGTACATTTACGAGGAGAAGTTCTCCATCAAGGACCTGCAGCAGGATGTCTACCACATGGCCAGCAAAATGGCCGAGGGAGTTTCTCGAGGTCTGATCCTGCGCAACGAGAAGGCTTGCGAGAACTATAGCACAGACTTCATCTATCGCCTGTACTCGGAGGAAGGAAAGGGTCTCTTCACCTGCCGTATGAACATCCTCGGCCACATGCAGCAGGGAGGATCGCCCACACCCTTCGACCGCAACATGGGCACGAAGATGGCGGCCAAGTGCGTCGACTGGTTGGCTCAGCAGATCAAGGCGAACATCAATGCCAACGGCGAGATCACCTGCAAGGCTCCCGACACCGCCACTTTGCTGGGCATTGTGTCGCGTCAATACCGCTTCACTCCACTGGTCGATCTCATTGGGGAGACAAACTTTGA TCAACGCATACCAAAGAAGCAATGGTGGCTGCGTCTGCGTCCGCTTCTGAGAATCCTTGCCAAGCACGACTCTGCCTACGAGGAGGAGGGTATGTACATCACCGTCGAGGAGGAATGCGCCACCGATGCCGTTGCCTAG
- the Pfk gene encoding ATP-dependent 6-phosphofructokinase isoform X8, whose product MNSEINQRFLARGSQKDKGLAVFTSGGDSQGMNAAVRACVRMAIYLGCKAYFIREGYQGMVDGGDNIQEANWASVSSIIHRGGTIIGSARCADFRERAGRLKAANNLVQKGITNLVIIGGDGSLTGANLFRQEWSSLLDELVKNGSITAAQQEKNSVLHIVGLVGSIDNDFCGTDMTIGTDSALHRIIEAIDAISSTAYSHQRTFIMEVMGRHCGYLALVAGLSSEADFIFIPEMPPKVDWPDRLCTQLAQERSAGQRLNIVIVAEGAMDREGNPITAEDVKKVIDERLKHDARITVLGHVQRGGNPSAFDRILACRMGAEATLALMEATKDSVPVVISLDGNQAVRVPLMECVERTQAVAKAMKEKRWADAVKLRGRSFERNLETYKMLTRLKPPKECFDAEGKGIEGYRLAVMHIGAPSCGMNAAVRSFVRNAIYRGDVVYGINDGVEGLIAGNVRELGWSDVSGWVGQGGAYLGTKRTLPEGKFKEIAARLKEFKIQGLLIIGGFESYHAAGQIADQRDNYPQFCIPIVVVPATISNNVPGTEFSLGCDTGLNEITEICDRIRQSAQGTKRRVFVIETMGGYCGYLATLAGLAGGADAAYIYEEKFSIKDLQQDVYHMASKMAEGVSRGLILRNEKACENYSTDFIYRLYSEEGKGLFTCRMNILGHMQQGGSPTPFDRNMGTKMAAKCVDWLAQQIKANINANGEITCKAPDTATLLGIVSRQYRFTPLVDLIGETNFDQRIPKKQWWLRLRPLLRILAKHDSAYEEEGMYITVEEECATDAVA is encoded by the exons ATGAACTCCGAAATTAATCAACGTTTTCTGGCCCGCGGCTCGCAGAAGGACAAGGGGCTGGCAGTCTTCACCAGCGGGGGGGACTCCCAGGGCATGAATGCCGCTGTGCGTGCATGTGTGCGTATGGCCATATATTTGGGATGCAAG GCCTACTTCATCCGCGAAGGCTACCAGGGCATGGTAGATGGCGGTGACAATATTCAGGAGGCCAACTGGGCCTCGGTGTCCTCCATCATCCATCGCGGCGGCACTATTATTGGCTCCGCCCGCTGTGCGGATTTCCGTGAACGCGCTGGCCGCCTCAAGGCCGCCAACAACCTGGTGCAGAAGGGAATCACTAACCTGGTGATAATTGGCGGTGATGGCTCCCTTACCGGCGCCAATCTGTTCCGTCAGGAGTGGTCCAGCCTGTTGGATGAGCTGGTGAAGAATGGCAGCATCACTGCCGCCCAGCAGGAGAAGAACAGTGTGTTGCACATCGTGGGATTG GTCGGCTCTATTGATAACGATTTCTGTGGCACGGACATGACCATTGGTACGGACTCTGCACTGCATCGCATCATCGAGGCTATTGACGCCATTTCAAGCACGGCCTACTCACATCAACGCACCTTCATTATGGAGGTTATGGGTCGTCATTGCGG TTATTTAGCACTTGTTGCCGGATTGTCTAGTGAAGCTGATTTCATATTCATTCCGGAAATGCCCCCGAAAGTCGATTGGCCAGATAGGCTGTGCACTCAATTGGCCCAG GAACGATCGGCTGGCCAGCGTTTGAACATTGTCATCGTGGCTGAGGGAGCTATGGACCGTGAGGGAAATCCAATTACTGCTGAGGATGTTAAGAAGGTGATCGATGAACGCTTGAAGCACGATGCACGCATCACGGTCCTGGGTCATGTCCAGCGCGGCGGCAATCCCAGCGCCTTCGATCGTATTTTG GCATGCCGCATGGGCGCCGAGGCGACTTTGGCTCTGATGGAGGCCACTAAGGATTCTGTGCCTGTGGTCATCTCTTTGGATGGCAATCAGGCCGTGCGTGTGCCGTTGATGGAGTGTGTGGAGCGCACTCAGGCAGTGGCCAAGGCCATGAAGGAGAAACGCTGGGCGGATGCCGTCAAGCTGCGTGGGCGCTCCTTCGAGCGCAATCTGGAGACATACAAGATGTTGACCCGCTTGAAGCCACCAAAGGAGTGCTTCGATGCCGAAGGCAAGGGCATCGAGGGGTACAGGCTAGCAGTCATGCACATTGGTGCCCCCTCTTGTGGCATGAACGCGGCCGTGCGCAGTTTCGTGCGCAATGCCATCTATCGTGGCGATGTTGTCTATGGCATCAACGACGGTGTCGAGGGTCTCATTGCTGGCAATGTACGTGAATTGGGATG GTCGGATGTGAGTGGATGGGTGGGCCAGGGCGGCGCCTATCTGGGCACCAAACGCACCCTGCCCGAGGGAAAGTTCAAAGAGATTGCTGCTCGTTTGAAGGAATTCAAGATCCAGGGTCTCCTCATCATCGGTGGATTCGAGAGTTACCATGCCGCCGGACAGATCGCCGATCAGCGCGATAACTATCCACAGTTCTGCATCCCGATCGTGGTCGTACCCGCGACGATTTCAAACAATGTGCCCGGCACAGAGTTCTCGCTCGGCTGCGACACGGGTCTGAATGAAATCACGGAGATCTGCGACCGCATCCGTCAGTCGGCCCAGGGAACGAAGCGTCGTGTGTTCGTTATCGAGACAATGGGCGGATATTGCGGCTATTTGGCTACGCTGGCTGGTCTGGCCGGTGGTGCGGATGCCGCGTACATTTACGAGGAGAAGTTCTCCATCAAGGACCTGCAGCAGGATGTCTACCACATGGCCAGCAAAATGGCCGAGGGAGTTTCTCGAGGTCTGATCCTGCGCAACGAGAAGGCTTGCGAGAACTATAGCACAGACTTCATCTATCGCCTGTACTCGGAGGAAGGAAAGGGTCTCTTCACCTGCCGTATGAACATCCTCGGCCACATGCAGCAGGGAGGATCGCCCACACCCTTCGACCGCAACATGGGCACGAAGATGGCGGCCAAGTGCGTCGACTGGTTGGCTCAGCAGATCAAGGCGAACATCAATGCCAACGGCGAGATCACCTGCAAGGCTCCCGACACCGCCACTTTGCTGGGCATTGTGTCGCGTCAATACCGCTTCACTCCACTGGTCGATCTCATTGGGGAGACAAACTTTGA TCAACGCATACCAAAGAAGCAATGGTGGCTGCGTCTGCGTCCGCTTCTGAGAATCCTTGCCAAGCACGACTCTGCCTACGAGGAGGAGGGTATGTACATCACCGTCGAGGAGGAATGCGCCACCGATGCCGTTGCCTAG
- the Pfk gene encoding ATP-dependent 6-phosphofructokinase isoform X6, which yields MGQTLHQKFELSQATFYRRCIHSCSKDQGDGFHKDLTDIKTYLKKTKSLERKYEFLIALREHNTELYYRYFCESPSQVISILSGARGMDHEAMPINVQNQNLSAIQMETPCSSALKICKMDGQHILTESVMDIVGINLKNSVDGKMNKSVLGETKKLNISSEKLEAPELHLERIKEVYKYGPRNRNLYKDKGLAVFTSGGDSQGMNAAVRACVRMAIYLGCKAYFIREGYQGMVDGGDNIQEANWASVSSIIHRGGTIIGSARCADFRERAGRLKAANNLVQKGITNLVIIGGDGSLTGANLFRQEWSSLLDELVKNGSITAAQQEKNSVLHIVGLVGSIDNDFCGTDMTIGTDSALHRIIEAIDAISSTAYSHQRTFIMEVMGRHCGYLALVAGLSSEADFIFIPEMPPKVDWPDRLCTQLAQERSAGQRLNIVIVAEGAMDREGNPITAEDVKKVIDERLKHDARITVLGHVQRGGNPSAFDRILACRMGAEATLALMEATKDSVPVVISLDGNQAVRVPLMECVERTQAVAKAMKEKRWADAVKLRGRSFERNLETYKMLTRLKPPKECFDAEGKGIEGYRLAVMHIGAPSCGMNAAVRSFVRNAIYRGDVVYGINDGVEGLIAGNVRELGWSDVSGWVGQGGAYLGTKRTLPEGKFKEIAARLKEFKIQGLLIIGGFESYHAAGQIADQRDNYPQFCIPIVVVPATISNNVPGTEFSLGCDTGLNEITEICDRIRQSAQGTKRRVFVIETMGGYCGYLATLAGLAGGADAAYIYEEKFSIKDLQQDVYHMASKMAEGVSRGLILRNEKACENYSTDFIYRLYSEEGKGLFTCRMNILGHMQQGGSPTPFDRNMGTKMAAKCVDWLAQQIKANINANGEITCKAPDTATLLGIVSRQYRFTPLVDLIGETNFDQRIPKKQWWLRLRPLLRILAKHDSAYEEEGMYITVEEECATDAVA from the exons ATGGGCCAAACACTTCACCAAAAGTTCGAG TTGAGCCAAGCAACGTTCTACCGTCGATGTATACATAGCTGTAGTAAAGACCAAGGCGATGGCTTCCACAAGGATCTGACTGATATCAAGACATATTTGAAAAAGACCAAAAGCTTGGAGAGGAAGTACGAGTTTTTGATAGCTCTTCGGGAACACAATACTGAATTGTATTACCGCTATTTTTGCGAAAGCCCATCTCAAGTGATATCGATCCTGAGTGGAGCCAGGGGGATGGACCATGAGGCGATGCCAATCAACGTTCAAAATCAGAACCTAAGTGCCATTCAAATGGAAACTCCGTGTTCGTCAGCCTTAAAGATATGTAAAATGGACGGGCAACATATTCTTACTGAATCAGTTATGGATATAGTGGGTATCAACCTAAAGAATTCTGTCGATGGGAAAATGAACAAAAGCGTCCTCGGAGAGaccaaaaaactaaatatttcaTCTGAGAAACTAGAAGCACCGGAGTTACACTTGGAAAGGATCAAGGAAGTTTACAAATACGGTCCCAGAAACCGCAATCTCTAT AAGGACAAGGGGCTGGCAGTCTTCACCAGCGGGGGGGACTCCCAGGGCATGAATGCCGCTGTGCGTGCATGTGTGCGTATGGCCATATATTTGGGATGCAAG GCCTACTTCATCCGCGAAGGCTACCAGGGCATGGTAGATGGCGGTGACAATATTCAGGAGGCCAACTGGGCCTCGGTGTCCTCCATCATCCATCGCGGCGGCACTATTATTGGCTCCGCCCGCTGTGCGGATTTCCGTGAACGCGCTGGCCGCCTCAAGGCCGCCAACAACCTGGTGCAGAAGGGAATCACTAACCTGGTGATAATTGGCGGTGATGGCTCCCTTACCGGCGCCAATCTGTTCCGTCAGGAGTGGTCCAGCCTGTTGGATGAGCTGGTGAAGAATGGCAGCATCACTGCCGCCCAGCAGGAGAAGAACAGTGTGTTGCACATCGTGGGATTG GTCGGCTCTATTGATAACGATTTCTGTGGCACGGACATGACCATTGGTACGGACTCTGCACTGCATCGCATCATCGAGGCTATTGACGCCATTTCAAGCACGGCCTACTCACATCAACGCACCTTCATTATGGAGGTTATGGGTCGTCATTGCGG TTATTTAGCACTTGTTGCCGGATTGTCTAGTGAAGCTGATTTCATATTCATTCCGGAAATGCCCCCGAAAGTCGATTGGCCAGATAGGCTGTGCACTCAATTGGCCCAG GAACGATCGGCTGGCCAGCGTTTGAACATTGTCATCGTGGCTGAGGGAGCTATGGACCGTGAGGGAAATCCAATTACTGCTGAGGATGTTAAGAAGGTGATCGATGAACGCTTGAAGCACGATGCACGCATCACGGTCCTGGGTCATGTCCAGCGCGGCGGCAATCCCAGCGCCTTCGATCGTATTTTG GCATGCCGCATGGGCGCCGAGGCGACTTTGGCTCTGATGGAGGCCACTAAGGATTCTGTGCCTGTGGTCATCTCTTTGGATGGCAATCAGGCCGTGCGTGTGCCGTTGATGGAGTGTGTGGAGCGCACTCAGGCAGTGGCCAAGGCCATGAAGGAGAAACGCTGGGCGGATGCCGTCAAGCTGCGTGGGCGCTCCTTCGAGCGCAATCTGGAGACATACAAGATGTTGACCCGCTTGAAGCCACCAAAGGAGTGCTTCGATGCCGAAGGCAAGGGCATCGAGGGGTACAGGCTAGCAGTCATGCACATTGGTGCCCCCTCTTGTGGCATGAACGCGGCCGTGCGCAGTTTCGTGCGCAATGCCATCTATCGTGGCGATGTTGTCTATGGCATCAACGACGGTGTCGAGGGTCTCATTGCTGGCAATGTACGTGAATTGGGATG GTCGGATGTGAGTGGATGGGTGGGCCAGGGCGGCGCCTATCTGGGCACCAAACGCACCCTGCCCGAGGGAAAGTTCAAAGAGATTGCTGCTCGTTTGAAGGAATTCAAGATCCAGGGTCTCCTCATCATCGGTGGATTCGAGAGTTACCATGCCGCCGGACAGATCGCCGATCAGCGCGATAACTATCCACAGTTCTGCATCCCGATCGTGGTCGTACCCGCGACGATTTCAAACAATGTGCCCGGCACAGAGTTCTCGCTCGGCTGCGACACGGGTCTGAATGAAATCACGGAGATCTGCGACCGCATCCGTCAGTCGGCCCAGGGAACGAAGCGTCGTGTGTTCGTTATCGAGACAATGGGCGGATATTGCGGCTATTTGGCTACGCTGGCTGGTCTGGCCGGTGGTGCGGATGCCGCGTACATTTACGAGGAGAAGTTCTCCATCAAGGACCTGCAGCAGGATGTCTACCACATGGCCAGCAAAATGGCCGAGGGAGTTTCTCGAGGTCTGATCCTGCGCAACGAGAAGGCTTGCGAGAACTATAGCACAGACTTCATCTATCGCCTGTACTCGGAGGAAGGAAAGGGTCTCTTCACCTGCCGTATGAACATCCTCGGCCACATGCAGCAGGGAGGATCGCCCACACCCTTCGACCGCAACATGGGCACGAAGATGGCGGCCAAGTGCGTCGACTGGTTGGCTCAGCAGATCAAGGCGAACATCAATGCCAACGGCGAGATCACCTGCAAGGCTCCCGACACCGCCACTTTGCTGGGCATTGTGTCGCGTCAATACCGCTTCACTCCACTGGTCGATCTCATTGGGGAGACAAACTTTGA TCAACGCATACCAAAGAAGCAATGGTGGCTGCGTCTGCGTCCGCTTCTGAGAATCCTTGCCAAGCACGACTCTGCCTACGAGGAGGAGGGTATGTACATCACCGTCGAGGAGGAATGCGCCACCGATGCCGTTGCCTAG